From Pleurocapsa sp. PCC 7319:
CTCCTCTTATTTCTGACAATGGTAAAGAGATATCTCCAGAATGAATGTCAATCGGGGTATCTAACAAATCGATCACACGGGATATGGAAGCCATGGCTCGCTGATAAAGATCAAAAGTTTGTCCTAAACGAGTTAACGGCCATAATAATCTCTGTGTTAAAAAGACCAATACACTGTATGTTCCAACTGCTATTGTTCCTGATGCCGCTTGCACACCGCCGTAAAGCAAAATAGCAGTAAAGCCAGCTAAAATAACCAAACGAATTAGAGGAATAAAAGCTGCGGAAAAGGCGATCGCTTTTTGGTTACTCTCGCGATAAGCGTTACTATCTTGTCTTAAGCGTTCTAGTTCGTAAGTTTCGGTGGTAAAGCTTTTAATTGTCGTAATTCCACTCAAATTATTAGCTAATCGCGAATTAAGTAAACTGACTTTTTCTCGTACTTCAGCATATCTGGGTGCAAGCCATTTTTGAAACATTACTGAACCCCAAATAATAATGGGAATGGGCAAAATTGCCATCCAAGCAATATCAGGAGTTAGGATAAAAAATGAACCACCGATAATAATTGCGGTAGTAACTACCTGTAAAATCTCATTAGCACCAACATCCAAAAATCTTTCTAATTGGTTGATATCATCATTGAGAATTGCTAGTAATGCTCCTGTACTGCGTTCCTCAAAATAAGCCAACTCCAAATCTTGAACATGGCGATAGGCTTCTAAACGTAAATCATGTTGCAGAGTTTGTGCCAGATTGCGCCATAGTCTTTGATAAGCATACTCAAATAGCGATTCCAAACCCCAAACAATTGCTGATAACAAAGACAAAACTAGAAGCTGTCCAAAAATATCAGTGATGCCAAAGCGAGCCACAATTGAATCTTCTTGTTGTACAACCACATCCACCGCAGCACCAATAATTGCTGGAGGTGCCAGGTCAAAGAGCTTATTGAGGATAGAACAAGTTACAGCTTGCCAAATAGTAATTCGATATTTATCCCCATACTGCAGTAATCGAGCAAGAGGGTGTTGAGGCGATTTAGCTTTGTTTAAAGTCATGCTTTACTTTCAGTTCCACTGGCTTCTGCTTGAAAACTTAGCAGATTTTAGTGTTTATTAGTAAGTTACCGACAATTTATTTTTAGGTCGGTTTAACTGAAAATATCTCAGGCATAGCCTGAAGAGTGACGGAGAGAATCTTGTCTCACTATATCTCAATGGTTTTAAGACATAGGAATAAGAGACCAGCTTGTAAACATTGAAAATCTCAAAATTTAATATTTAAAGTGTGAGAAGTAATTATGAATCAGAACAATTTGAAAGATTTTTCCCTTCCAAAGAGAAAACGACTTAAACCAAAAAAAATTAATAGCTTTAGACTATTACCATACTTGAAATTCAGCAGAGTAAATAGATTTAGCCATCTTGCCATAACAGCATTTATGTTAACAGTGGTTATGACGGTACTAACCCCCGCATTGTTGTCTATGGACAACTCTATTGCTAATGGCGCCTCAACAAAGGGAACAAGTGAAGAGTTGATTTTAGCTCAGGAGGAAGCTGCCCCCGAAGAAGCTACTGGAGAAGAGGGAGCCGCTCCCGAAGAAGCTACTGGAGAAGAGGGAGCTGCTCCCGAAGAAGCTACTGGAGAAGAGGAAGCTGCCCCCGAAGAAGCTACTGGAGAAGAGGGAGCTGCCCCTGAAGAAGCTACTGGAGAAGAGGGAGCTGCCCCCGAAGAAGCTGCTGGAGAAGAGGAAGCTGCCCCGAAGAAGCTACTGGAGAAGAGGAAGCTGCCCCCGAAGAAGCCGCTCCCGAAGAAGCTGCCCCCGAAGAAGCTACTGGAGAAGAAGCTGCTGGAGAAGAGGAAGCCGCTCCCGAAGAAGCTGCCCCCGAAGAAGCCGCTCCCGAAGAAGCTGCCCCCGAAGAAGCTGCTGGTGAAGAGGCTGCTGGTGAAGAGGAAGCCGCTCCTGAAGAAGCTGCTGGAGAAGAGGAAGCTGCTGGCGAAGAAGCTGCTGGAGAAGAGGTTCCCTTTGAAGAAGCTAAGAAATCTTTAGAAGAAGAAATCGACGAGAAATATGAAGAATGGGAATCTCAAAAAACAAGTAGTGAATTCTCTCACAGTATCTCTGCGATCGCTACAATTTTGATGGCTCTTTTGATGACAATCTTAGGTGCAGGAATATTTCAGCCTCCATACAGAAAAACGATGATTATAATTTTTGGAACAATCGTTATTCTTATCCAGTTAAATATCAATGCATTTATCTTGAAAGAAAGTCTTGCTGGATATGAGGTTTTGGCAGAACAGGGCGAAGCTTTAAAAAGCAAGTTGGAGAATGTCGAAACAGAAGAACAATTAAAAGAGATTCAAGAACAGTTTCAAGAAATAGTCTTGGAGTCTTTATCAATGGAATAACTTGAGATTCTCTATTCTTTAAGGATTAAGAGGATACACTTGTCCCTGAATTAAGGTATCCTCTTTTGCATTTGAGACCAAAAAAATTTTTTACCTAGTATTTAAGGCGCATGGCACTAAATGCCATGAATCTAGAGACCACTCTGAAGCGTAGTCTGCGCCAAAAAATGAAACGCGCAGCTATGAATAATGACTGTTCTAAAATGCTTTTGTCAATAGGGTTTGAGATGCTCTTACCCTGTAAAAGCAGCTAGTGTATAAATATCAAAAAAAGAGTTTCCCGATTTACCTAATTGCCAAAGATTATTCCACCAATCTACAGCAACTTGATTAGAATAGTAAGTTGCATCAAAACAGATAATATTGATAATTATCAAAATACTTTAGAGGATGTCTGAAAAGTAAATTTTGTTACTTAAAAGTTAGATCTAATACGTAGATGATGAAGTTGAAACCCAGTAATCCCGTTAGGATAAATTAACTCACAAGTAGCCATTGAGACTTTTAAGATATCCTTTTAGTCTTTAGTAGTAGAATCTAGCCCAGAAGGAAACTAGTTTTCCTGGTAATTTAATTATAATTTTTCAGCAAAAAATTAAGACTTAAAAGTGTGGTAAGTAGTTAACTTAATATTTTTATTTGTATATCTACAGATGGATGAATGAGCAATTAAATTGTGAGATTTGTAGTAGTTAGTTATTTATTATGACTAAAAGTATCTTTTAGTGCTAAAAGCTGCATTTAATTGAAATTTAATACATTTTTCATTCGACTAAGATAGAGGAAGGAGCTTGAGTTTTAGTAATTTTGTTGGTGCGATTGCCTTATTAATTGCCGTTTATGTGTTGTGGCAGATTCACTTTATTTTGCTGCTGTCATTTGCTGCGATCGCTTTGGCTACGGCAATTAACTATTTAGTTAACTTGTTAATGGAATCGGGAATTAAAAAACGAGGAGTATCAATTATTGTAGCCTTAATTTTGCTGCTACTAATATTTATTGCTTTTATTTTGCTTATTATTCCGCCATTTATCGACCAGGTACAACAATCCTCACACTTGTTACCCCTCGCTGTCGATAGAATAGAAGTCTGGTTAACGTGGCTCCAGCAAAGAGTTCCCGAGCAGTTAGTCGGAGAAATTCAAAAGCTAGAAAATGTTACTCGTGAATTACCCAACATAGTATCCAAAGTTGTAGGTAACTTTTATAGTGTGTTTTCAGGTTCATTGGAAGCAATCTTGAATATACTGGTGGTTACGGTAGTTACAGTGATGCTTTTAGCCACTCCTCGTCCATATATACGATTGTTTGTCGCATTTTTCCCTTCTTTCTATCGTCGTCGAGCAGCACGAATCCTCCAAAAATGTGAGACAGCTTTAGTTGGTTGGACTAAGGGAATTTTATTCAATATGCTAGTGATTACTATTCTTAGCTGGCTGGGTTTATCGCTTTTGAGAATAAAACTTCCTCTCGCTAACGCGCTTTTAGCTGGCTTATTAACCTTCATACCCAATTTGGGTCCTATTTTAAGTTGCATTCCTCCTATAACCTTGGCCTTGATTGATGCACCTTGGAAAGCCTTGGCGGTGATGATACTCTACATTCTAATTCAACAGACTGAAGGCAATATTTTGACACCTTTGGTCATGAAAAAGCAGGTATCCCTGCTACCAGCAATTACCTTACTTGCGCAAGCTACATTTGCCGTCTTTTTCGGCTTTATTGGTTTATTTCTGGCACTACCACTAACTGTTGTGGCTCAGGTCTGGATTGAAGAAGTTCTAATTAAAGATATTTTGAGTAGTTGGAATCGAAAAAGCGATCGCTCAACTAGCCTAAGACATCGCTCCCAGCCAAAATCGATTAAATTTACTACCCCTAAACACAATTTCTCTCCATCAACTTCATCTGAAGTAATCACCACTACTGAAATTGATTTTAATAGTGAAAATACAATCTGAGGACAATTGTAAATGCGACAACTATTAATTGAGGTACAGCGAGGACAGGGCAAAGCACTGCTCAATTTAGCGGAAAAATATCAAGGAGCTAATCTGAGTCAATTAGAGGGCAATACCAAAAGAGGTGCGATCGATCTGATAATCGCTTATTTTCCTAATGGTCAAATAGAACAGTTCTTAGAGGAGTTAGAGGATTTTGAGGAATTGCACGTTACTTTGGTTCCTCGTGGTGTGATGCCTCTGCAACCACCGGTAGCAGAAATTCCCGATGAAGTTCTCGATGTGCAATCTCGTAGTCCTCTAGAGGTTTTTTTAGCTGGATTACAGAGTATCGGAGCTTGGAAAGGTTTTATTGCCTATGCTGTAGCTGGTGCAGTTATTGTTTGGATTGGTTTATTTACCAACAGTAGTTTTTTATTAGTAGCAGCAATGTTAATTGCCCCCTTTGCAGAACCAGCAATGAATGTAGCGATCGCTACTGCCAGGGGGGATGGTTTATTACTCAGAAAAGGTCTCGTCCGCTATCTAGCTGCGATCGCCGTCACTATTTTGGTAACAGCAGGATTAAGTTTAATTCTTAATCAAGAACTGGCATCTAATGCGATGGTAGAAAGTAGTAAAGTAGCAACGGTTTCGGTATTGCTGCCTCTGATCGGTGGTGCTGCTGGAGCATTAAATTTGTTACAGGCAGATAGAAGTAGTTTAGTTTCTGGTACCGCAGTGGGAATGCTGGTCGCTGCCGCTCTTGCTCCCCCTGCGGGAACAGCAGGAATGGCGCTCGCTCTGGGGCTGTGGTCAATGGTGCTGAACTGTTTATTTTTGTTGGTATTACAATTGGCAGGGATTAATATAGCTGCTGCCACAGTTTTTCGCCTCTACGGTTTATCTCAAAAGGGAGCGCGTTATAAGCGGGGTAGTAAATGGATCTTCCCAGTCACCATAGCTATTACTGCTGCTCTATTGATTGGTTTATTAAGCTATCAATTCACTTCCGACCCCAATTTACAACGTTCTAGTTTAGAACAAAGAGCTAATGCGGAAGTCCAGAAAGTGATTAACAACAGCGACATGGCTAAATTAGTGAAATCGAGCGTCAGCTTTACCAGAGCCGATGTCGAAGACCAGAATACTTTGCTGTGTCTAATTTACGTTCAGCGTTCTGAAAATGTAATCGCTTCCAACAAAGAAATCAGCGATCGTCTGACCGGCAAAATTCAAAACCACCTGATGCGAAAGGATTTTAAAGCTACACCACTGGTTAATGTGAGTGTGCTAGAAACCCCTTCGAGTTTTAGACCTCAAAACTAAGCCTATAATTTTTTTTCCTTTATATTTATAGGTTTAAAAATTTAATAACTATGAAAAATTATGAACGAGCAAAATAACCAATCATCCGAGTCTTTACTCTTCTTAATTTGCGGCATGAATTTAAGTACAGCAAAAGGCTTTATAAGCTGCTGGCATTGAAGTATTAGAATATCAGGCAGTGTCGTTGCGATCGCTATACTTCAAACGT
This genomic window contains:
- a CDS encoding ABC transporter ATP-binding protein; its protein translation is MTLNKAKSPQHPLARLLQYGDKYRITIWQAVTCSILNKLFDLAPPAIIGAAVDVVVQQEDSIVARFGITDIFGQLLVLSLLSAIVWGLESLFEYAYQRLWRNLAQTLQHDLRLEAYRHVQDLELAYFEERSTGALLAILNDDINQLERFLDVGANEILQVVTTAIIIGGSFFILTPDIAWMAILPIPIIIWGSVMFQKWLAPRYAEVREKVSLLNSRLANNLSGITTIKSFTTETYELERLRQDSNAYRESNQKAIAFSAAFIPLIRLVILAGFTAILLYGGVQAASGTIAVGTYSVLVFLTQRLLWPLTRLGQTFDLYQRAMASISRVIDLLDTPIDIHSGDISLPLSEIRGEVNLNDITFAYDQRQPVIKNLSLHIPAGQTIAIVGATGSGKSTLVKLLLRLYEVRSGQITLDGQDIKDIVLWDLRRGIGLVSQDVFLFHGTVRENISYGSPDASLSQIIAAAKIAEADEFIQQLPSGYDTIVGERGQKLSGGQKQRIAIARAILKDPPILILDEATSAVDNETEAAIARSLEKITQNRTTIAIAHRLSTIRHSDCIYVMEYGQLIEWGTHEELLAEDGVYANLWRVQTGSRPGKKLTLKAD
- a CDS encoding AI-2E family transporter gives rise to the protein MSFSNFVGAIALLIAVYVLWQIHFILLLSFAAIALATAINYLVNLLMESGIKKRGVSIIVALILLLLIFIAFILLIIPPFIDQVQQSSHLLPLAVDRIEVWLTWLQQRVPEQLVGEIQKLENVTRELPNIVSKVVGNFYSVFSGSLEAILNILVVTVVTVMLLATPRPYIRLFVAFFPSFYRRRAARILQKCETALVGWTKGILFNMLVITILSWLGLSLLRIKLPLANALLAGLLTFIPNLGPILSCIPPITLALIDAPWKALAVMILYILIQQTEGNILTPLVMKKQVSLLPAITLLAQATFAVFFGFIGLFLALPLTVVAQVWIEEVLIKDILSSWNRKSDRSTSLRHRSQPKSIKFTTPKHNFSPSTSSEVITTTEIDFNSENTI
- a CDS encoding DUF389 domain-containing protein → MRQLLIEVQRGQGKALLNLAEKYQGANLSQLEGNTKRGAIDLIIAYFPNGQIEQFLEELEDFEELHVTLVPRGVMPLQPPVAEIPDEVLDVQSRSPLEVFLAGLQSIGAWKGFIAYAVAGAVIVWIGLFTNSSFLLVAAMLIAPFAEPAMNVAIATARGDGLLLRKGLVRYLAAIAVTILVTAGLSLILNQELASNAMVESSKVATVSVLLPLIGGAAGALNLLQADRSSLVSGTAVGMLVAAALAPPAGTAGMALALGLWSMVLNCLFLLVLQLAGINIAAATVFRLYGLSQKGARYKRGSKWIFPVTIAITAALLIGLLSYQFTSDPNLQRSSLEQRANAEVQKVINNSDMAKLVKSSVSFTRADVEDQNTLLCLIYVQRSENVIASNKEISDRLTGKIQNHLMRKDFKATPLVNVSVLETPSSFRPQN